GCGTGCTCACAAGACCCGTGTCACTGTTGGACTTGGAACCTGGAGCGACGATCACCGTGGAGGTAACGACGTTTCCGTTCGTAGCAGTCTCGGTAGAATCGGAGGCCAATGAGACCTTCGTCATTGAGAAAGTTGCGCTAGAAAGAGTTCccgaagctgaagagctcgatgCTTCGGTCACTGAAGACTCTTGGCTActggaaaacaaacttgttgTAGTTTCCGAGGTAGGCGCCGGTGTGGAAACCACGACCGCGGATGTGACcaaggctgaagagctcgatgCTTCGGTCTCTGAAGACTCTTGACTActggaaaacaaacttgttgTAGTTGCCGAAGCAGACACTGGCGTGGAAACTACGACCGTGGACGTGCCCGAATCCGCGGAGCTTGACGCCGACGAGACAGAGGAGGTTGACACTGCAGTTGCCGTGCTCGAGCTAGCAGAGCTTGGGACCGGCAAGTTTGATTTGCTAGATGATTGAGTTGTAGGCTGCGCTGAGCTGAAACCAGGAGCAGAGCTAGTCTTGTCTGTTGAGCTTGGGACTGAGGTCAATGTACTTCCAGAATCCTGGCTAAAGCTTGTCGAGTTGCCGTAGTACGCGGAAGCTGGTGTTTCCACATAGTAAACAGTTTGCGTGGTAGCTTGCCCGTTTGGCCCCGTCAGAATAGACACCccggtggagaaagtgcTAGTGAATCTACCCGTCCATCTAGTATAGACAGTTGTGGCGACAACtggggtctcgacgtagtacacggtctcggtggttggttcgccgtcagatccagtgaaggtagtcacatcTGTCGAGAAGGTAGAAatctcagtgccggtccatccggtgtagacagtcgtggctctagttggagtctcgacatagtagatggtctgggtcgttggttCGCtgtcagatccagtgaaggtagtcacatcTGTTGAGAAAGTGGATGTCTCAGTCCCAGTCCACCCAGTGtagacagtcgtggctctagttggagtctcgacatagtatACGGTCTCGGTTGTTGGCTCGCCatcagatccggtgaaggtggtcaagCCAGTAGAAAAAGTGGaagtctcagtgccggtccatccAGTGAagacagtcgtggctctggttggagtctcgacatagtagatggtctgggtcgttggttcgccgtcagatccggtgaaggtagtcacatcTGTCGAGAAAGTGGAAGTCTCAGTGCCAGTCCATccggtgtagacagtcgtggctctagttggagtctcgacatagtatACGGTCTCGGTCGTTGGCTCGCCATCAGgtccagtgaaggtagtcacatcTGTTGAGAAAGTGGATGTCTCAGTCCCAGTCCACCCAGTGTAGACAGTTGTGGCGACAACtggggtctcgacgtagtacacggtctcggtggttggttcgccgtcagatccagtgaaggtagtcacatcTGTCGAGAAGGTAGAAatctcagtgccggtccatccggtgtagacagtcgtggctctagttggagtctcgacatagtagatggtctgggtcgttggttcgccgtcaggtccagtgaaggtagtcacatcTGTCGAGAAAGTGGATGTCTCAGTCCCAGTCCACCCAGTGTAGGTTGTGGTGACAAAGCCTGGGGTTTCAACATAGTAGATCGTCTTGGTTGTCCCCACTCCATCAATAGTATAGGTAGTGACATCGGTGGAGAAGGTGGTTACATAAGTACCAGTCCACTGACCAAACGAGGTTGAAGCAACGCTGGGAGTttccacgtagtacacggtctcggttGTTGGCTCGCCatcagatccggtgaaggtggtcaagCCAGTAGAAAAAGTGGaagtctcagtgccggtccatccAGTGAagacagtcgtggctctggttggagtctcgacatagtagatggtctgggtcgttggttcgccgtcagatccggtgaaggtagtcacatctgtcgagaaagtggaagtctcagtgccggtccatccggtgtagacagtcgtggctctagttggagtctcgacatagtatACGGTCTCGGTCGTTGGCTCGCCATCAGgtccagtgaaggtagtcacatcTGTTGAGAAAGTGGATGTCTCAGTCCCAGTCCACCCAGTGtagacagtcgtggctctagttggagtctcgacatagtatacggtctgggtcgttggttcgccgtcagatccggtgaaggtggtcaagtcagtggagaaagtggaagtctcagtgccggtccatccggtgtagacagtcgtggctctagttggagtctcgacatagtatacggtctgggtcgttggttcgccgtcagatccggtgaaggtggtcaagtcagtggagaaagttgaggtctcagtgccggtccatccggtgtagacagtcgtggctctggttggagtctcgacatagtagatggtctgggtcgttggttcgccgtcaggtccagtgaaggtagtcacatcTGTCGAGAAAGTGGATGTCTCAGTCCCAGTCCACCCAGTGTAGGTTGTGGTGACAAAGCCTGGGGTTTCAACATAGTAGATCGTCTTGGTTGTCCCCACTCCATCAATAGTATAGGTAGTGACATCGGTGGAGAAGGTGGTTACATAAGTACCAGTCCACTGACCAAACGAGGTTGAAGCAACGCTGGGAGTttccacgtagtacacggtctcggttGTTGGCTCGCCatcagatccggtgaaggtggtcaagCCAGTAGAAAAAGTGGaagtctcagtgccggtccatccAGTGAagacagtcgtggctctggttggagtctcgacatagtagatggtctgggtcgttggttcgccgtcagatccggtgaaggtagtcacatcTGTCGAGAAAGTGGAAGTCTCAGTGCCAGTCCATccggtgtagacagtcgtggctctagttggagtctcgacatagtatACGGTCTCGGTCGTTGGCTCGCCATCAGgtccagtgaaggtagtcacatcTGTTGAGAAAGTGGATGTCTCAGTCCCAGTCCACCCAGTGtagacagtcgtggctctagttggagtctcgacatagtatacggtctgggtcgttggttcgccgtcagatccggtgaaggtggtcaagtcagtggagaaagtggaagtctcagtgccggtccatccggtgtagacagtcgtggctctagttggagtctcgacatagtatacggtctgggtcgttggttcgccgtcagatccggtgaaggtggtcaagtcagtggagaaagttgaggtctcagtgccggtccatccggtgtagacagtcgtggctctggttggagtctcgacatagtagatggtctgggtcgttggttcgccgtcaggtccagtgaaggtagtcacatcTGTCGAGAAAGTGGATGTCTCAGTCCCAGTCCACCCAGTGTAGGTTGTGGTGACAAAGCCTGGGGTTTCAACATAGTAGATCGTCTTGGTTGTCCCCACTCCATCAATAGTATAGGTAGTGACATCGGTGGAGAAGGTGGTTACATAAGTACCAGTCCACTGACCAAACGAGGTTGAAGCAACGCTGGGAGTttccacgtagtacacggtctcggttGTTGGCTCGCCatcagatccggtgaaggtggtcaagCCAGTAGAAAAAGTGGaagtctcagtgccggtccatccAGTGAagacagtcgtggctctggttggagtctcgacatagtagatggtctgggtcgttggttcgccgtcagatccggtgaaggtagtcacatcTGTCGAGAAAGTGGAAGTCTCAGTGCCAGTCCATccggtgtagacagtcgtggctctagttggagtctcgacatagtatACGGTCTCGGTCGTTGGCTCGCCATCAGgtccagtgaaggtagtcacatcTGTTGAGAAAGTGGATGTCTCAGTCCCAGTCCACCCAGTGTAGACAGTTGTGGCGACAACtggggtctcgacgtagtacacggtctcggtggttggttcgccgtcagatccagtgaaggtagtcacatcTGTCGAGAAGGTAGAAatctcagtgccggtccatccggtgtagacagtcgtggctctggttggagtctcgacatagtagatggtctgggtcgttggttcgccgtcaggtccagtgaaggtagtcacatcTGTCGAGAAAGTGGATGTCTCAGTCCCAGTCCACCCAGTGTAGGTTGTGGTGACAAAGCCTGGGGTTTCAACATAGTAGATCGTCTTGGTTGTCCCCACTCCATCAATAGTATAGGTAGTGACATCGGTGGAGAAGGTGGTTACATAAGTACCAGTCCACTGACCAAACGAGGTTGAAGCAACGCTGGGAGTttccacgtagtacacggtctcggttGTTGGCTCGCCatcagatccggtgaaggtggtcaagccagtggagaaagtggaagtCTCGGTGCCGCTCCATCCGGTGTAGATAGTAGTGGCTctagttggagtctcgacatagtacacggtctcggtaATTGGTTCGCCatcagatccggtgaaggtggtcaagtcagtggagaaagttgaggtctcagtgccggtccatccggtgtagacagtcgtggctctggttggagtctctacatagtagatggtctCCACGGTCTGCTTACCGTCTTCACCGGTGAAGGTGCTCAACTCGGTAGCATACGTCGTAGTCTCAGTGCCGCTGTATGGTCTAGTAGTGGTAGATGTGACGTCCACAATCGGAGTCTCCACGTAGTAAATTGTCTCGACAGTCTGCTTTCCGTCCTCGCCAGTGAAGGTTGTCAATTCGGTGGTGTAGGTGGTTGTCTCAGCACCACTGTACGGTCTGGTGGTGGCCGAGGTGACGTCAATaattggagtctcgacgtagtagatggtTTCCACGGTCTGCTTCCCGTCCTCGCCGGTGTAGGTTGTCAATTCGGTGGTGTAGGTGGTTGTCTCGGCACCGCTGTAAGGCCCGGTAGTAGCAGATGTGACGTCCACaattggagtctcgacgtagtagatggtctCTATTGTTTCGATATTGTCGCTTCCAATATATGTGCTGTAGCCAGTCGAAAAGGTGTTTGTGATCGATCCGCTCCAAGGTGTCATGGTAGTGGATGTTACCTCGACTACCGGCGTCTCCACGTAGTAGAACGTCTCGATCGTCTGCTTCCCATCAGTGCCAGTGTATGTGGCGTAGTCTGTGGAGAATGTGCTAGTGTAAAGACCCGTCCAAGGGATTGTTGTTCCGGACGAGACTCCGACTATCGGAGTTTCTacgtagtagatggtctCGATTGTTTGTTTGTCATCGGGCCCGACAAACGTGTTTAGCTCCGTAGAGTATGTGGTGGTGATTGTTCCGGTCCATGGGATCGTAGTACCGCTCGATACTCTTTCGATTGGGGTGCCAACGTAGTAGATTGTCTCAACCGTTTCTTTGCCGTCTGTTCCAGAGTACGTTGTCAGTTCTGTCGAATACGTGGCAGTAGAAGACTCATTCCAAGGCGTCATGTGAGTGGTTTGGATGTTGACTATGGGCGTCTCCacgtagtagatggtctCCACGGTCTGCTTCCCGTCCTCGCCAGTGAAGGTTGTCAATTCGGTGGTGtaggtggtggtctcagcGCCGCTGTAAGGCCTGGTAGTGGCAGAGGTAACGTCCACAATTGGAGTCTCCacatagtagatggtctCCACGGTCTGCTTCCCGTCCTCGCCAGTGAAGGTTGTCAATTCGGTGGTGtaggtggtggtctcagcGCCGCTGTAAGGCCTGGTAGTGGCAGAGGTAACGTCCACaattggagtctcgacatagtagatggtctCCACGGTCTGCTTCCCGTCCTCGCCGGTGAAAGTTGTCAACTCAGTAGCATAAGTCGAAGTTTCAGCGCCGCTGTAGGGCCTGGTAGTGGCAGAGGTAACGTCCACaattggagtctcgacatagtagatggtTTCCACGGTCTGCTTCCCGTCCTCGCCGGTGTAGGTTGTCAACTCAGTAGCATACGTCGTAGTCTCAGCACCGCTGTAAGGTCTGGTAGTGGCGGATGTGACATCCACaattggagtctcgacatagtagatggtctCCACGGTCTGCTTTCCGTCGTCACCAGTATAGGTTGTCAACTCAGTAGCATAAGTCGAAGTTTCAGCACCGCTGTAAGGTCTAGTGGTAGCGGAGGTCGAGTAAACGAATGGCGTTTCCACGTAGTAGACTGTTTCCACTGTGTCTTTGCCGTCCTCGCCTGTGAATGTTGAAATGGTGGTGGAGTACGTGCTTGTCTCGGATCCGTCGTAGGCCTTAGTGGTGGCAGTAGTCAAGTGCGCAAGAGGGGTCTCTACGTAATAGATCGTCTCCACGGTGTTCTTGCCGTCTTCGCCAGTAAAGGTTGACACTACTGTGGAGTACGTACTCGTCTGGGACCCATCATACCCTTTAGTAGTGGCAGATGTCAAGTGCACAGGCGGCGTTTGCACGTAGTAGATAGTCTCTACAGTTATCGAACCGTCTGAGCCGGTCCAAGTTGTACGACTCGTACTAAAGGTGGAAGTCTCGGTGCCCGTGGCAGTCACGGGAGCCGCTGTCGTGGTGAAAGACGTGCTGGCTACAGTTGGTATCTCCACAACAATGTGTGTATCAGGAGTGAGCGCGCCGTCAGTTCCCACACTGGCGTCCGTTGTCGTGTACGTTGTAGTAAAGGAGTTGGGACCCCCCTGCGTTGTAGTACTCAGATACTTGCCGTCGATACCGCCATCTGCACTTCCGCTGCCAAAGACAACGACATGCGAGTAGGACACGGCGGAGGAACTACGGGCGCCAGAACAAGACAGGGTTTCCCGGTAAGAGTTCGTAAAGCGCAGTTCTGCATTGGTGTTCCGGTCGATGATTTGGTTGGCGTTCACAACAATACGCTGGGAAGCAGGGATGCCAGAGGCGGTAATGTAGATGTTATTGGAAACACATGACATTTTGTACGAAGCTGATGGAAGGGTGGTCATGCCCAATGGCATGCCCCACGCGTTGAAGGCGCTCGCCAGACTGACGTTCACATCATTGCAGTTCGCAAGGTTACCTACAACGCCGGGGGTACCGGAGTGTATGAGGGTTAGCGTGTCAGCGTAGGAATTGGTTGAACAAGCGCGGCCCACGAAGTATTCCAACTGGTAGCTGCCCGGAGCTGGGAACTCCATATCATAGCCTCTGTAAGCGGCATCATTCATACCAGCCGTCTGCCTAATGCCGTTAGTGGTGAAGGTAACCGTAGCCTTGAGCGGGGTAGCTGTTGCAGCGGCGTCGTAGAACGAGACAGTATTGAGCCCCAGGCTCCAGGCGTTAGCTGCGGCCAAGGCGCCTGCCGAGGACGTACCGCCGATGGCGAAGACGAAACCAAACGATATGGTGCCTGTCGCAGATGAAAGGTCCGAGCGACCCACGGTACACTGGAGCTGCGAGTTGGCGGAATCCAAGAACCCGTTGATAATGAGACAGTTCGCCACGGTGTTGCCGCTGCTGTCCTTGAGAGGGATGTACGAGCTGGAGCCGATGGTGGTCGACCCATACACCTTAAGCACGTGCGGCATCTGCAGCTCGAACACGTCGCCTTTCTGGGGGCTCATATTCTCTGTGATAGCGTAGGTGACCTTGGCGGTCCATAGGCCCTCCGGGTAACTCCGGGCGGGCGAAATCGATGTCAGGCCGGTGAACACGCCTGGTAGCACTTTGGCATGCGTGTGCGCCAGTAGCAgtgccagcagcagcgcgtgTATGAAACGTGCCAGGGGTGCGCCTGCCGACATGGTTGTTCTTTGAGGAGTGTGAAACACACCCAAGGCTCTCCGCGCTGCCCACCTACCCCGGCTAGCTATATACCTGACTATCGATGCCTCAGCAGTACATCGCGCACCGCTGCGCGCTGCTGTGGCCCACTGCGACCCACTTGGACAACGCTCAGCACAAGCCCGAACCCTGCGCGGCACAACGGCTGTGGGTCGGCGGCGAGCCTCCGCACCTTGCCTGTGCATCTCTCGACCACAGAAGACGCTGCTGAGCAGTTAGTTGATGGCTGGTGCAGGAGATCTTCTTTCCGGTGCCTTGCGTCCGCATTACATATACTTCTGCATACAAGTGCATATGCGGACGTATGCGAAGCGTGTGCCTGGTTTCGTTGCCGGTATCACTGGGTAACCGCCAGCCTTGCACTCAGGCCACAACCGCCACGCTTGTTCCACGTGACTTTAAGGGCAGCTGGGTCAAATTTATGTTTTTCTCGCGCGCGGAAGATTTCGGCCACTACAACTTTCGATGGCATTACGCAGTGTGCAGATCATCGGGCAAGCCAAAACATAACTAAAATGTAgctaaaaaaaaaaaaaaaaagctgcgtAATTTCCGCGCGCTGAAGAGTGGTAACCAAGACCAAAAAAGGAAGCCTGGATTGTTTACGGAATCCGCAGGCGCAGGTCTCGAAACGCGGCGGGTGCCTAGCGCCAGGACCCGGAGATCGTTGTGCCACGGTCCCTGGAGCTGGCCGAGGGCGGAGCAAATAGCGGTGCGGAAGCGCGGCTAGGGCCAGCGCGGATGCTTTTGCAGGCTGGCAGAAACTCCAGAGCGGGATTCGCAGTCCGAGATTCGCAAGCCCAGAGCCTAGGAATCCCGTGCTACAGGGAAATGGCGAAAGAACCTGGCGCGTTTTTTCCATTCCCTCGGTAAAACCGCTCTCCTGTCAGACTAGCTTCATGATGTATACGGCGCGGCCACCAGCTTGAATTTCCTCGTGCATCGCGCGCAGCATGAAAGATCTGCCAGCTGCACTACCTGAGGAAAACCCTAAAACACGTGACTTAAGAGATCGCAGATCTCTGCCGTATTTGGTGACTGACAAAACTCGCGCTGCGACGGTCCGGCTGTCGTGCGACGTTCAGAGCGAAACTACCGCCGCTTGGCGGTGGTTATGCACTCGCTGGAGCCAACAGTTGAAGTCTTGTAATAATTGTTAGCGATGCCTTCGTAAAGTACAAACTGTTTATAAAAAGCGCATAACATGCACCTGCAGAGGCTATTTATAATCTATCTTCACATGTACCATCGGTTTCTCTTCCCTCAAATCAGAGCCAAGGGTAGAGCTAGCAGAAATCCGAAGCCCAACTTGTTCGCAGCGCCCTCAAAAGTGGAAACTGAGTGGAGGGTACTGACAGAAGcaatgctgctgctgccagAAAAGCCAGAACTAACAGAGCTCGAGCGCGGAGCTTCTGGAGCAACCGTAGTCGTCTTACCAGAGCCGGATGCAGCCATAGAGGCTGCTCCAGGGCTCGAGCCATAACCAGACGAGGCAGATTGGGAGCCAGAGCTGTTGATCGCGTAGCCAGTTCCAGTAGCACTTGTTTTGGCACCAGTACCGGAAGTGCTTGTAGATAGGGATCCTTCACCGATAGCGGTCTTTGAGCTCCCTTCTGGCTTTGCGTTCGAAGGTTGGGCAGAGGAAACAACATTCGTAGGGGCTGGACCACTGTTAGAGATTCCGTTCGTGGAAGTTGCTGGCTTAGGACCGGTGGCAGTACCGCTTGTCACAAGCTTAGCGCCAGTTGCTGTACCACTTGTCGCGGGCGCAGAGCCAGTAGCAGTACCGCTTGTTGCAGGCTCAGAGCCAGTGGCAGGACCAGTGGCAGGACCAGTGGCAGGACCAGTGGCAGGACCAGTGGCAGGACCAGTGGCAGGACCAGTGGCAGGACCAGTGGCAGGGCCGGTTGTCACGCGCTCAGGACCGGTGGCGGTACCAGTTTGGCTAACGGAAGCAGGCGTGCTCACAAGACCCGTGTCACTGTTGGACTTGGAACCTGGAGCGACGATCACCGTGGAGGTAACGACGTTTCCGTTCGTAACAGTCTCGGTAGAATCGGAGGCCAATGAGACCTTCGTCATTGAGGAAGTTGCGCTAGAAAGAGTTCccgaagctgaagagctcgatgCTTCGGTCACTGAAGACTCTTGACTActggaaaacaaacttgttgTAGTTGCCGAAGCAGACACTGGCGTGGAAACTACGACCGTGGACGTGTCCGAATCCGCGGAGCTTGACGCCGACGAGGCAGAGGTCGACGATGCAGTTGCCGTGCTCGAGCTAGCAGAGCTTGGGACCGGCAAGTTTGATTTGCTAGATGATTGAGTTGTAGGCTGCGCTGAGCTGAAACCAGGAGCAGAGCTAGTCTTGTCTGTTGAGCTTGGGACTGAGGTCAATGTACTTCCAGAATCCTGGCTAAAGCTTGTCGAGTTGCCGTAGTACGCGGAAGCTGGTGTTTCCACATAGTAAACAGTTTGCGTGGTAGCTTGCCCGTTTGGCCCCGTCAGAATAGACACCccggtggagaaagtgcTAGTGAATCTACCCGTCCATCTAGTGTAGACAGTTGTGGCGACAACTGGGGTCTCGACGTggtacacggtctcggtggttggTTCGCCATCGGATCCGGTAAAGGTAGTAACATCAGTGGAGTAAGTAGACGTCTCAGAACCAGTCCAGCCAGTGTAAGATGTGACAGCGTTGGTaggagtctcgacgtagtacacggtctcggtaGTTGGCTTTCCATCggatccagtgaaggtgtTCACGTCAGTGGAGTACGTAGATGTCTCAGTACCAGTCCAGCCAGTGTAAGATGTGACAGCGTTGGTaggagtctcgacgtagtacacggtctcggtggttggCTTGCCatcagatccagtgaaggtgtTGTATTCAGTGGAGTAGGTAGACGTCTCTGAGCCGGTCCAGCCGCTGAACGAAGTCACAACTCTAGCaggagtctcgacgtagtacacggtctcggtggttggCTGGCCATCGGATCCAGTGAAAGTAGTCACATCGGTGGAGTAAGTGGATGTCTCAGTACCAGTCCAGGCTGTGTAAGTTGTGCTAGCAAACCCTGGGGTCTCAACATAGTAGATTGTCTTGGTTGTGCCGACTCCATTGATCGTGTAAGTAGTGACCTGCGTTGAGTAGGTGGTGACATAAGTACCCGTCCAATGAGCATAAGAAGTggaagcagcagcaggagTCTCaacgtagtacacggtctcggtggttggCTGACCATCggatccagtgaaggtagtcacGTCCGTGGAGTAGGTCGTGGTCTCAGTGCCAGTCCAGGCTGTGTAGGTAGTAGTGGCTCTAGCaggagtctcgacgtagtacacggtctcggtggttggCTTGCCatcagatccggtgaaggtAGTAACATCAGTGGAGTACGTAGATGTCTCAGTACCAGTCCAGCCAGTGTGAGATGTGACAGCGTTGGTaggagtctcgacgtagtatacggtctcggtggttggTTggccgtcagatccagtgaaggtggtcaCGTCAGTGGAGTAGGTCGTGGTCTCAGAACCAGTCCAGGCTGTGTAGGTAGTAGTGGCTCTAGCaggagtctcgacgtagtacacggtctcggtggtt
This is a stretch of genomic DNA from Lachancea thermotolerans CBS 6340 chromosome D complete sequence. It encodes these proteins:
- a CDS encoding KLTH0D17006p (some similarities with uniprot|P32768 Saccharomyces cerevisiae YAR050W FLO1 Lectin-like protein involved in flocculation) — protein: MHRQGAEARRRPTAVVPRRVRACAERCPSGSQWATAARSGARCTAEASIVRYIASRGRWAARRALGVFHTPQRTTMSAGAPLARFIHALLLALLLAHTHAKVLPGVFTGLTSISPARSYPEGLWTAKVTYAITENMSPQKGDVFELQMPHVLKVYGSTTIGSSSYIPLKDSSGNTVANCLIINGFLDSANSQLQCTVGRSDLSSATGTISFGFVFAIGGTSSAGALAAANAWSLGLNTVSFYDAAATATPLKATVTFTTNGIRQTAGMNDAAYRGYDMEFPAPGSYQLEYFVGRACSTNSYADTLTLIHSGTPGVVGNLANCNDVNVSLASAFNAWGMPLGMTTLPSASYKMSCVSNNIYITASGIPASQRIVVNANQIIDRNTNAELRFTNSYRETLSCSGARSSSAVSYSHVVVFGSGSADGGIDGKYLSTTTQGGPNSFTTTYTTTDASVGTDGALTPDTHIVVEIPTVASTSFTTTAAPVTATGTETSTFSTSRTTWTGSDGSITVETIYYVQTPPVHLTSATTKGYDGSQTSTYSTVVSTFTGEDGKNTVETIYYVETPLAHLTTATTKAYDGSETSTYSTTISTFTGEDGKDTVETVYYVETPFVYSTSATTRPYSGAETSTYATELTTYTGDDGKQTVETIYYVETPIVDVTSATTRPYSGAETTTYATELTTYTGEDGKQTVETIYYVETPIVDVTSATTRPYSGAETSTYATELTTFTGEDGKQTVETIYYVETPIVDVTSATTRPYSGAETTTYTTELTTFTGEDGKQTVETIYYVETPIVDVTSATTRPYSGAETTTYTTELTTFTGEDGKQTVETIYYVETPIVNIQTTHMTPWNESSTATYSTELTTYSGTDGKETVETIYYVGTPIERVSSGTTIPWTGTITTTYSTELNTFVGPDDKQTIETIYYVETPIVGVSSGTTIPWTGLYTSTFSTDYATYTGTDGKQTIETFYYVETPVVEVTSTTMTPWSGSITNTFSTGYSTYIGSDNIETIETIYYVETPIVDVTSATTGPYSGAETTTYTTELTTYTGEDGKQTVETIYYVETPIIDVTSATTRPYSGAETTTYTTELTTFTGEDGKQTVETIYYVETPIVDVTSTTTRPYSGTETTTYATELSTFTGEDGKQTVETIYYVETPTRATTVYTGWTGTETSTFSTDLTTFTGSDGEPITETVYYVETPTRATTIYTGWSGTETSTFSTGLTTFTGSDGEPTTETVYYVETPSVASTSFGQWTGTYVTTFSTDVTTYTIDGVGTTKTIYYVETPGFVTTTYTGWTGTETSTFSTDVTTFTGPDGEPTTQTIYYVETPTRATTVYTGWTGTEISTFSTDVTTFTGSDGEPTTETVYYVETPVVATTVYTGWTGTETSTFSTDVTTFTGPDGEPTTETVYYVETPTRATTVYTGWTGTETSTFSTDVTTFTGSDGEPTTQTIYYVETPTRATTVFTGWTGTETSTFSTGLTTFTGSDGEPTTETVYYVETPSVASTSFGQWTGTYVTTFSTDVTTYTIDGVGTTKTIYYVETPGFVTTTYTGWTGTETSTFSTDVTTFTGPDGEPTTQTIYYVETPTRATTVYTGWTGTETSTFSTDLTTFTGSDGEPTTQTVYYVETPTRATTVYTGWTGTETSTFSTDLTTFTGSDGEPTTQTVYYVETPTRATTVYTGWTGTETSTFSTDVTTFTGPDGEPTTETVYYVETPTRATTVYTGWTGTETSTFSTDVTTFTGSDGEPTTQTIYYVETPTRATTVFTGWTGTETSTFSTGLTTFTGSDGEPTTETVYYVETPSVASTSFGQWTGTYVTTFSTDVTTYTIDGVGTTKTIYYVETPGFVTTTYTGWTGTETSTFSTDVTTFTGPDGEPTTQTIYYVETPTRATTVYTGWTGTETSTFSTDLTTFTGSDGEPTTQTVYYVETPTRATTVYTGWTGTETSTFSTDLTTFTGSDGEPTTQTVYYVETPTRATTVYTGWTGTETSTFSTDVTTFTGPDGEPTTETVYYVETPTRATTVYTGWTGTETSTFSTDVTTFTGSDGEPTTQTIYYVETPTRATTVFTGWTGTETSTFSTGLTTFTGSDGEPTTETVYYVETPSVASTSFGQWTGTYVTTFSTDVTTYTIDGVGTTKTIYYVETPGFVTTTYTGWTGTETSTFSTDVTTFTGPDGEPTTQTIYYVETPTRATTVYTGWTGTEISTFSTDVTTFTGSDGEPTTETVYYVETPVVATTVYTGWTGTETSTFSTDVTTFTGPDGEPTTETVYYVETPTRATTVYTGWTGTETSTFSTDVTTFTGSDGEPTTQTIYYVETPTRATTVFTGWTGTETSTFSTGLTTFTGSDGEPTTETVYYVETPTRATTVYTGWTGTETSTFSTDVTTFTGSDSEPTTQTIYYVETPTRATTVYTGWTGTEISTFSTDVTTFTGSDGEPTTETVYYVETPVVATTVYTRWTGRFTSTFSTGVSILTGPNGQATTQTVYYVETPASAYYGNSTSFSQDSGSTLTSVPSSTDKTSSAPGFSSAQPTTQSSSKSNLPVPSSASSSTATAVSTSSVSSASSSADSGTSTVVVSTPVSASATTTSLFSSSQESSETEASSSSALVTSAVVVSTPAPTSETTTSLFSSSQESSVTEASSSSASGTLSSATFSMTKVSLASDSTETATNGNVVTSTVIVAPGSKSNSDTGLVSTPASVSQTGTATGPEHVTTGPATGPATGPATGPATGPATGSGPATNSVTASSSSQILKPSAAESSSPASIEQINVSPEASSSVPNAMNSATQATTTTSSASFGRNTPVAVNSGTTSTEQIESAPSAAENHSNKTSVSGTESDTATKAAMGASSSALGWHSGQTTTVAPSSQLSASASTTSPSRPSSSVSVYEGAASRIGLGFLFALPLALI